DNA from Kitasatospora viridis:
GGTACTCAGGGTTTCTACGGGCGGCAGGACAGAATCCCGCCGAGGCATGTGATCTTGAAAGAGCCTCGGGATTCGATGGTGGCAGCGGCGATCTCAGCCGCTCTGTTGACGGTCTCACGGAAGGGGACACCGCACTGCTCGGCCCACGCCTCGTAAGAGGCCAGGTGAGCGACGATCGGTGCGGGGTCCGTCACCTCGATTACGCCAGGCAGCTCTCGGACCTGAACGTCCGTGAACACCACACCGAGACAGCTCGCCGCCTTCTCCAACGAGAAGCGCGAACTGAGCGAGACTCGCGCGGGCCCCTCCGGGATGCCGAGAACATCGCCCGCAGCTCTGGCCCAGAGCTGGTCGAGTTCCCGTTTGTCGTGGTCACTGTTCGTCGAGGCGATGAGCACGCCGCCATCCTGGAGAACCCGCGCCAGCTCCTTGATCGTGGCTTCG
Protein-coding regions in this window:
- a CDS encoding class I SAM-dependent methyltransferase, with the protein product MTSNTAQQDAAVADRSILANSAYADGRHLTARQSIYQWQQPQYDLPGIVLGELAGTSGIVLDVGCGNGKFVSRLHKDRPDLRVVGMDISAGILAGVEKPVLVADAQALPFADDSADAVLALHMLYHVGNIEATIKELARVLQDGGVLIASTNSDHDKRELDQLWARAAGDVLGIPEGPARVSLSSRFSLEKAASCLGVVFTDVQVRELPGVIEVTDPAPIVAHLASYEAWAEQCGVPFRETVNRAAEIAAATIESRGSFKITCLGGILSCRP